One genomic region from Streptomyces sp. NBC_00457 encodes:
- a CDS encoding DUF6193 family natural product biosynthesis protein: MDRDAERDAIVAASWQKVRDDGRVRAELLDLAYAEPRLRQLFVWTGMAELHFSRCTRGRWTWDIPFILSEYGGTYFVWGPSRNESVGRVATAEEAVALVVERLPEGCGPAFLGTPEELAAHEGRHAS; encoded by the coding sequence ATGGACAGAGATGCAGAGCGGGACGCGATCGTAGCGGCGAGCTGGCAGAAAGTGCGGGACGACGGGCGCGTACGGGCCGAGTTGCTGGACCTGGCCTACGCGGAACCGCGGCTTCGGCAGCTGTTCGTCTGGACCGGGATGGCGGAGCTGCACTTCAGCCGCTGCACCAGAGGGCGGTGGACCTGGGACATCCCCTTCATCCTGTCCGAGTACGGAGGGACCTACTTCGTCTGGGGTCCCTCCCGGAACGAGTCGGTGGGCCGGGTGGCCACTGCCGAGGAAGCCGTCGCTCTGGTGGTCGAGCGCCTGCCGGAGGGCTGCGGGCCTGCCTTCCTGGGCACCCCCGAGGAACTCGCGGCCCACGAAGGCCGCCACGCGAGCTGA